The following coding sequences are from one Azospirillum humicireducens window:
- the hydA gene encoding dihydropyrimidinase, whose protein sequence is MDFDLVIRNGTVATASDVFKADVGVKGGTVAALGSGLAAGREEIDAEGLLVLPGGVDGHVHFDQPTGDESVMADDFLSGTRSAAFGGTTTVLPFACQQKGQSLRAAVEDYHRRAAGKPLIDYAFHLIVTDPTEQVLGQELPALIRDGYTSFKIYMTYDALKLNDRQILEVLDIARSEGAMVMMHAENADCIAWLTERLERAGQTAPFFHGVSRPRVAEREATHRAISLAELVDVPILIVHVSGADAVEQIRWAQGRGLRIYAETCPQYLFLTADDLGGAGGDAGFEGAKCICSPPPRDAANQRVIWDGLTGGTFQLFSSDHAPFRFDGPGGKKVNGEKAPFRCVPNGIPGVETRLPLLFSEGVMKGRMELTKFVELTSTNPACMYGLHPRKGTIAVGSDADIAIWDPARKVTITNAILHHEVDYTPYEGIEVTGWPVVTLSRGEVVCRDGALLASPGRGAFLPCGLPAPARPKGAPAPALPF, encoded by the coding sequence ATGGACTTCGATCTGGTCATCCGCAACGGCACGGTCGCCACCGCGTCGGACGTGTTCAAGGCCGATGTCGGGGTAAAGGGCGGCACGGTGGCCGCCCTCGGCAGCGGGCTCGCCGCCGGGCGGGAGGAAATCGACGCCGAAGGGCTGCTGGTCCTGCCGGGCGGGGTGGACGGCCATGTCCATTTCGACCAGCCGACCGGCGACGAGTCCGTCATGGCCGACGATTTCCTGTCGGGCACCCGCTCGGCGGCCTTCGGCGGCACCACCACGGTGCTGCCCTTCGCCTGCCAGCAGAAGGGCCAGTCGCTGCGCGCCGCGGTGGAGGATTATCACCGCCGCGCCGCCGGCAAGCCGCTGATCGACTATGCCTTCCACCTGATCGTCACCGACCCGACGGAGCAGGTCCTGGGGCAGGAGCTGCCGGCGCTGATCCGCGACGGCTACACCTCCTTCAAGATCTACATGACCTACGACGCGCTGAAGCTGAACGACCGCCAGATCCTGGAGGTGCTGGACATCGCGCGGTCCGAGGGCGCCATGGTGATGATGCATGCGGAGAATGCCGACTGCATCGCCTGGCTGACCGAGAGGCTGGAGCGCGCCGGCCAGACCGCGCCCTTCTTCCACGGCGTCTCCCGTCCCCGCGTGGCGGAGCGCGAGGCGACCCACCGCGCCATCTCGTTGGCGGAGTTGGTGGATGTGCCGATCCTGATCGTCCATGTCTCCGGCGCCGACGCGGTGGAGCAGATCCGCTGGGCCCAGGGCCGTGGCCTGCGCATCTATGCCGAGACCTGCCCGCAATACCTGTTCCTGACCGCCGACGATCTGGGTGGGGCAGGGGGCGACGCGGGGTTCGAGGGAGCGAAATGCATCTGCTCGCCGCCGCCGCGCGACGCCGCCAACCAGCGGGTGATCTGGGACGGGCTGACCGGCGGCACCTTCCAGCTCTTCTCCTCCGACCATGCGCCCTTCCGTTTCGACGGGCCGGGCGGCAAGAAGGTGAACGGAGAGAAGGCCCCCTTCCGCTGCGTGCCCAACGGCATTCCGGGGGTGGAGACGCGGTTGCCGCTGCTGTTCTCCGAAGGCGTGATGAAAGGCCGCATGGAGCTGACGAAGTTCGTCGAGCTGACCTCCACGAATCCGGCCTGCATGTACGGACTGCACCCGCGCAAGGGGACCATCGCCGTCGGGTCGGACGCCGACATCGCGATCTGGGATCCCGCGCGCAAGGTAACGATCACCAACGCCATCCTGCATCACGAGGTCGATTACACCCCCTATGAGGGAATAGAGGTCACCGGCTGGCCGGTGGTCACGCTGTCGCGCGGGGAGGTGGTGTGCCGCGACGGCGCGCTGCTGGCGTCGCCCGGCCGCGGAGCCTTCCTGCCCTGCGGCCTGCCGGCCCCCGCCCGCCCGAAGGGAGCGCCGGCTCCGGCATTGCCCTTCTGA
- a CDS encoding aspartate/glutamate racemase family protein: MTKRVLLGMLTPSSNTVLEPVTAAMLSGLPEVSAHFGRFTVKEISLRAAALDQFTDAPFLDAARLLADAQLNVIGWNGTSAGWLGFDADVKLCKAIEDETGIPACTSMLALNEILETTGRKRIAIVSPYLDEIQDKMVANYNDAGFEVVAERHLNDRGNFSFSEISEERIERMCLEVAEAKPEAIAIICTNMRGAPVAERVEKALGIPVYDTVSTVLWKALRMTGVDTRRVQGWGSLFRDLHG; the protein is encoded by the coding sequence ATGACCAAGCGCGTTCTTCTGGGCATGCTGACCCCGTCCTCCAACACGGTGCTCGAACCGGTGACCGCCGCCATGCTGAGCGGCCTGCCGGAGGTGAGCGCCCATTTCGGCCGCTTCACCGTCAAGGAGATCTCGCTGCGCGCCGCGGCGCTCGACCAGTTCACCGACGCGCCCTTCCTCGATGCCGCCCGTCTGCTGGCCGATGCGCAGCTGAACGTGATCGGCTGGAACGGCACTTCGGCCGGCTGGCTCGGCTTCGACGCCGACGTGAAGCTGTGCAAGGCGATCGAGGACGAGACCGGGATCCCTGCCTGCACCTCCATGCTGGCGCTGAACGAGATCCTGGAGACGACGGGGCGCAAGCGCATCGCCATCGTCAGCCCCTATCTCGACGAGATCCAGGACAAGATGGTCGCTAATTACAACGACGCCGGCTTCGAGGTGGTGGCCGAACGGCACCTGAACGACCGCGGCAACTTCTCCTTCTCCGAGATCTCCGAGGAGCGGATCGAGCGCATGTGCCTGGAGGTGGCGGAGGCCAAGCCGGAGGCCATCGCCATCATCTGCACCAACATGCGCGGCGCCCCGGTGGCGGAGAGGGTGGAAAAGGCCCTGGGCATCCCCGTCTACGACACGGTGTCCACCGTGCTGTGGAAGGCGCTGCGTATGACCGGTGTCGATACCCGCCGGGTCCAGGGCTGGGGCAGCCTGTTCCGGGACCTGCACGGCTGA
- a CDS encoding ABC transporter ATP-binding protein has protein sequence MASIELRNITKIYSDAKRKRDLLAIDDVSLTVERNEFLCLLGSSGCGKSTLLNMIAGFEKPTKGTVTVGGKPVDGPGADRGMVFQQATLMPWLPVWENIAFHLRLKGWRKADRRAAAQEYIDLVGLKGFENHYPAELSGGMSQRVGIARALLMNPQVILMDEPFAALDAQTKMDMQEELVAIWQKQRCTIVFVTHSVDEALVLGTQVAVLTSRPGRLRERIELDLPRPRDITSPRFNDHKRHILNLIREEGLQQRQVAAA, from the coding sequence ATGGCCTCCATCGAACTGCGGAACATCACCAAGATCTACAGCGACGCCAAGCGCAAGCGCGACCTGCTGGCCATCGACGACGTCAGCCTGACGGTGGAGCGCAACGAGTTCCTCTGCCTGCTCGGTTCCTCCGGCTGCGGCAAGTCCACCCTGCTGAACATGATCGCCGGTTTCGAGAAGCCGACCAAGGGCACCGTCACCGTCGGCGGCAAGCCGGTGGACGGCCCCGGCGCCGACCGCGGCATGGTGTTCCAGCAGGCCACCCTGATGCCCTGGCTTCCGGTGTGGGAGAACATCGCCTTCCATCTGCGCCTGAAGGGCTGGCGCAAGGCCGACCGCCGCGCCGCCGCCCAGGAATACATCGATCTCGTCGGGCTGAAGGGCTTCGAGAACCATTATCCGGCCGAGCTGTCGGGCGGCATGAGCCAGCGCGTCGGCATCGCCCGCGCCCTGCTGATGAACCCGCAGGTCATCCTGATGGACGAGCCCTTCGCTGCACTCGACGCCCAGACCAAGATGGACATGCAGGAGGAGCTGGTCGCCATCTGGCAAAAGCAGCGCTGCACCATCGTCTTCGTCACCCACAGCGTCGACGAGGCCTTGGTGCTGGGCACCCAGGTCGCGGTTCTGACCAGCCGGCCGGGCCGCCTGCGCGAACGCATCGAGCTGGATCTGCCGCGCCCGCGCGACATCACCAGCCCGCGCTTCAACGATCACAAGCGTCACATCCTGAACCTGATCCGGGAAGAGGGCCTGCAACAGCGGCAGGTCGCCGCGGCATGA
- a CDS encoding ABC transporter permease produces the protein MTALSKSWERAVVPVLILAAWEIVSRSGLLPAALLPAPSVVLHSWADWVFGYDETAQANSGRWLADALSSAVRVAAGYGIAVASGVLLGIAIGWWSWVERAIEPTIQMLRPVPPVSWIPVAIIWFGIANKPAIFLVFLGAFFPILMNTIHGVKTADRNLIRAASMMGATEQQLLRHVVFPAALPSIFAGLRIGIGAAWMLTVTAEMVAVKSGLGYVLWDSYYFLRYDLVLAAMASIGLLGYATDALIKLLMSAALHWQHASTLQSREG, from the coding sequence ATGACCGCATTGTCGAAATCCTGGGAGCGCGCGGTCGTTCCCGTCCTGATCCTCGCGGCCTGGGAGATCGTGTCGCGGTCCGGCCTGCTGCCGGCGGCCCTGCTGCCGGCACCCTCCGTCGTGCTGCACAGCTGGGCCGACTGGGTGTTCGGCTACGACGAGACGGCGCAGGCCAACAGCGGGCGCTGGCTGGCCGACGCACTGTCCAGCGCGGTGCGCGTCGCCGCCGGCTATGGCATCGCGGTGGCGAGCGGCGTGCTGCTGGGCATCGCCATCGGCTGGTGGAGCTGGGTGGAGCGCGCCATCGAACCGACCATCCAGATGCTGCGGCCGGTGCCGCCGGTGTCCTGGATCCCGGTGGCGATCATCTGGTTCGGCATCGCCAACAAGCCGGCGATCTTCCTGGTCTTCCTCGGCGCCTTTTTCCCCATCCTGATGAACACAATCCATGGCGTGAAGACCGCCGACCGCAACCTGATCCGCGCCGCCTCGATGATGGGCGCCACCGAACAGCAGCTGCTGCGCCATGTGGTGTTCCCGGCGGCGCTGCCCAGCATCTTCGCCGGCCTGCGCATCGGCATCGGCGCCGCCTGGATGCTGACCGTCACGGCGGAGATGGTCGCGGTCAAGAGCGGGCTCGGCTACGTGCTGTGGGACAGCTACTACTTCCTGCGCTACGACCTCGTCCTTGCCGCGATGGCCAGCATCGGGCTGCTGGGCTACGCCACCGACGCGCTGATCAAGCTGCTGATGTCCGCGGCGCTGCACTGGCAGCACGCCTCCACGCTCCAGAGCCGGGAGGGCTGA
- a CDS encoding GntR family transcriptional regulator — MDSPAKPAIGPLRRETLHHSAVAELRAMILEGELPPGRRVPEMELCEQLGVSRTPLREALRVLAAEGLVELRPHRGAVVTPIDPTEIAAIFEVMEALESLAGRLACANGSAEAFAELCRLHGELVAQFQAGERAAYSATNRRIHGWIVTMAGNPVLEATYRGFAAQLNRARSLANYDAGRWQDSLAEHEAVMEALRRRDAATTAALLADHSRRTADAVLRSLRQDGNEGGLSANR; from the coding sequence ATGGACAGCCCCGCAAAACCCGCCATCGGCCCCCTGCGCCGCGAAACGCTGCATCACTCCGCGGTGGCGGAGCTGCGGGCGATGATCCTTGAGGGGGAGTTGCCGCCCGGCCGCCGCGTGCCGGAGATGGAGCTGTGCGAGCAGCTGGGCGTTTCCCGCACGCCGTTGCGTGAGGCCTTGCGCGTGTTGGCGGCCGAAGGGCTGGTGGAATTGCGCCCGCACCGCGGCGCGGTGGTGACGCCCATCGATCCCACGGAGATCGCGGCGATCTTCGAGGTGATGGAAGCGCTGGAGAGCCTCGCCGGCCGGCTCGCCTGCGCCAACGGCTCGGCCGAGGCATTCGCGGAACTGTGCCGGCTGCACGGGGAACTCGTCGCCCAGTTCCAGGCAGGGGAGCGTGCGGCCTATTCCGCCACCAACCGCCGCATCCATGGCTGGATCGTCACCATGGCCGGCAATCCAGTGCTGGAGGCGACCTACCGCGGCTTCGCCGCCCAACTCAACCGGGCGCGTTCACTGGCGAACTACGATGCCGGCCGCTGGCAGGACTCGCTGGCAGAGCATGAGGCGGTCATGGAGGCCCTGCGCCGCCGCGATGCCGCCACAACCGCCGCCCTGCTGGCCGACCACAGCCGCCGCACCGCCGATGCGGTCCTGCGCAGCCTGCGGCAGGATGGGAACGAGGGTGGTCTCAGCGCGAACCGGTGA
- a CDS encoding glycerate kinase type-2 family protein — protein MLAADPRDLLRRMFDAAIAAAQPALCLPAHLPEPPKGRLIVVGAGKASAAMARAVEDNWPGPLTGLVITRYGYAVPCGRIRIVEAAHPVPDAAGLAATSELLDLVRGLNADDLVLCLISGGGSALLTQPLDGLTLEDKQAVNRALLASGATITEMNCVRRHLSAVKGGRLAAACAPARVVTLLISDVPGDNPMDIASGPTVADPTTCADALAIIRRYGITVPAAVVDLLESGRGESIEPGDPRLAPSETRIVATPQMALEAAAAVAREAGYAVHILGDAIEGEAKDVGKAMAGMALQVARRGQPFTAPCVLLSGGETTVTVRGAGRGGRNVEFLLSLGVALNGCPGVHALAGDTDGVDGVEEIAGAILGPDSMARAWGLGLRPKESLAANDGHGFFERLGDGIVTGPTLTNVNDFRAILITGSR, from the coding sequence ATGCTGGCCGCCGACCCGCGCGACCTCCTGCGGCGGATGTTCGATGCCGCCATCGCCGCCGCGCAGCCCGCGCTGTGCCTGCCGGCCCATCTGCCGGAGCCGCCGAAAGGCCGCCTGATCGTGGTCGGTGCCGGCAAGGCCTCCGCCGCCATGGCGCGGGCGGTGGAGGACAACTGGCCGGGACCGCTGACGGGACTCGTCATCACCCGCTACGGCTATGCGGTGCCCTGCGGGCGTATTCGCATCGTGGAGGCCGCGCACCCGGTTCCCGACGCTGCCGGCCTCGCGGCGACAAGCGAGCTTTTGGACCTCGTGCGCGGCCTCAATGCCGACGATCTGGTGCTGTGCCTGATCTCCGGCGGCGGCTCCGCGCTGCTGACGCAGCCGCTCGACGGGCTGACGCTGGAGGACAAGCAGGCGGTCAACCGGGCGTTGCTCGCTTCCGGCGCGACCATCACTGAGATGAACTGTGTGCGCCGCCATCTGTCGGCGGTGAAGGGCGGGCGGCTGGCCGCCGCCTGCGCCCCGGCGCGGGTTGTCACGCTGCTGATCTCCGACGTGCCGGGCGACAACCCGATGGACATCGCCTCCGGGCCGACGGTGGCCGATCCCACGACTTGCGCCGACGCGCTGGCGATCATCCGGCGCTATGGCATCACGGTTCCGGCGGCGGTGGTGGACCTGCTGGAAAGCGGCCGCGGTGAGAGCATCGAGCCCGGCGACCCGCGGCTGGCCCCTTCTGAGACGCGCATCGTCGCCACGCCGCAGATGGCGCTGGAGGCCGCTGCCGCGGTGGCGCGCGAGGCCGGCTATGCCGTCCACATCCTGGGGGACGCCATCGAGGGCGAGGCGAAGGACGTCGGCAAGGCGATGGCCGGCATGGCGTTGCAGGTGGCGCGCCGGGGGCAGCCCTTCACCGCGCCCTGCGTGCTGCTGTCCGGCGGCGAGACCACGGTGACGGTGCGCGGTGCCGGCCGCGGCGGTCGCAATGTGGAGTTTCTGCTGTCGTTGGGCGTGGCGCTGAACGGCTGTCCCGGTGTGCATGCGCTGGCCGGCGACACCGACGGCGTCGATGGGGTGGAGGAGATTGCTGGCGCCATTCTCGGCCCCGACAGCATGGCGCGGGCCTGGGGCCTCGGGCTTCGGCCGAAGGAGAGCCTTGCCGCCAACGATGGGCACGGCTTCTTCGAAAGGCTGGGCGACGGCATCGTCACCGGCCCGACCCTGACCAACGTCAATGATTTCCGTGCGATCCTGATCACCGGTTCGCGCTGA
- a CDS encoding D-2-hydroxyacid dehydrogenase, producing MRKIVFLDRATLAPQIRLRKPGFPHELVEHAQTTPDQVLERLASAEIAIVNKVQLTADLLERLPQLKLIAVAATGTDCVDKEYCRTHGIAVSNIRGYAINTVPEHTFALMLALRRNIVPFRQDVLDGEWQKSGQFCFFNHPIHDLQGARLGIIGEGVLGQRVADIARAFGMVPLFAAHKGKSGLGPLYTPWDVVLETSDIITLHSPLTPETRGMIAMPEFRQMKRRPLIINTARGGLVVEEDLVSALDEGLIGGAGFDVTLPEPPPADSPLMRIAGRPNVIVTPHLGWASDEAQQALADQLIDNIENFVAGSPSNLVMGAY from the coding sequence ATGCGCAAGATCGTCTTCCTCGACCGTGCCACCCTCGCCCCGCAGATCCGCCTGCGCAAGCCGGGCTTCCCGCATGAACTGGTGGAACATGCCCAAACGACGCCGGACCAGGTGCTGGAGCGTCTGGCCAGTGCCGAGATCGCCATCGTCAACAAGGTGCAGCTGACGGCCGACCTGCTGGAGCGGCTGCCCCAACTTAAGCTGATCGCCGTCGCCGCCACCGGCACCGATTGCGTCGACAAGGAATATTGCCGGACCCACGGCATCGCGGTGAGCAACATCCGCGGTTATGCCATCAACACGGTGCCGGAACACACCTTTGCCCTGATGCTGGCGCTCCGCCGCAACATCGTGCCCTTCCGGCAGGATGTGCTGGACGGCGAATGGCAGAAATCCGGCCAGTTCTGCTTCTTCAACCACCCCATCCACGATTTGCAGGGCGCCCGGCTCGGCATCATCGGCGAGGGCGTGCTGGGCCAGCGGGTCGCCGACATCGCCCGTGCCTTCGGCATGGTTCCGCTGTTCGCCGCGCACAAGGGCAAGTCCGGCCTCGGCCCGCTCTACACGCCGTGGGACGTGGTGCTGGAAACCAGCGACATCATCACCCTGCACAGCCCGCTCACGCCGGAGACGCGCGGCATGATCGCCATGCCCGAGTTCCGCCAAATGAAGCGCCGGCCGCTCATCATCAACACCGCGCGCGGCGGTCTGGTGGTCGAGGAGGATCTGGTGTCCGCCCTGGACGAGGGGCTGATCGGCGGCGCCGGCTTCGACGTGACGCTGCCCGAGCCGCCGCCGGCCGACAGCCCGCTGATGCGCATCGCCGGGCGGCCCAACGTCATCGTCACGCCGCATCTCGGCTGGGCGTCGGACGAGGCGCAGCAGGCGCTGGCCGATCAGCTGATCGACAACATCGAGAACTTCGTCGCCGGCTCCCCCAGCAACCTCGTGATGGGCGCCTACTGA
- the tkt gene encoding transketolase, with amino-acid sequence MIPAAVDPRLMANAIRFLSIDAIERATEGHQGVPLGMAEIATALFTQHFKCNPADPRWPDRDRFVLSNGHGSMLIYSLLHLLGYERISLDQIRNFRELGSHCAGHPEYDPDAGIEVTTGPLGQGIANAFGMAVAEAYLNAKYGPALVDHHTYAFVGDGCLQEGVGQEVIQLAGHLRLGKLIFFWDDNSITDDGSTVLSISEDVAARFRVAGWHVQEVDGHDFEAVSAAIALAKKDPRPSMIACRTVIARGIPRLEGQRGGHSARLFKEDLEATRANLRWPHPSFTVPDEVLNAWRDAGARHGGEYDAWHRRVAALPDKERAEFTRVIEGRLPDGWREALLAYKKRMADERVAQPSIQASGDITTLLTDILPEMMIGCADLEAPTNHKRTRFSFTAEEPAGTYVHCGVREHAMGAMVNGMAAHGGIIPVSVTYLAFSDYQRPTLRMAALMGLPALYVFSHDSLAVGKNGPTHQPVEILASFRAMPNILVMRPADAVEAAECWEVALEHRTGPSMLVCSKQTLPPTGRPYGAENLTRRGAYVLAEAEGGKRLVTLMATGSEVALALEARKTLQAEGIPTAVVSMPCWELFDRQDDAYRAEVIGYGTVRVGVEAAVRLGWDKYVGETGGFIGMSGFGASGPVDALFERFGITAAHIVAEVKRRL; translated from the coding sequence ATGATTCCCGCCGCCGTTGATCCCCGTCTGATGGCGAATGCGATCCGCTTCCTGTCCATCGACGCCATCGAGCGCGCCACCGAAGGGCACCAGGGCGTGCCGCTGGGCATGGCGGAGATCGCCACGGCCCTGTTCACGCAGCACTTCAAATGCAACCCGGCCGATCCGCGCTGGCCCGACCGCGACCGCTTCGTCCTCTCGAACGGCCACGGGTCGATGCTGATCTACTCCCTTCTCCATCTGCTGGGCTACGAGCGCATCTCGCTCGACCAGATCAGGAATTTCCGTGAACTCGGGTCTCATTGCGCCGGCCATCCCGAATATGATCCCGATGCCGGCATCGAGGTTACCACCGGCCCGCTCGGCCAGGGCATCGCCAACGCCTTCGGCATGGCGGTCGCCGAAGCCTATTTGAACGCCAAATACGGCCCAGCCCTGGTGGACCATCACACCTACGCCTTCGTCGGCGACGGCTGCCTGCAGGAGGGCGTCGGGCAGGAAGTCATCCAGCTCGCCGGCCATCTGCGGCTGGGCAAGCTGATCTTCTTCTGGGACGACAACAGCATCACCGACGACGGCAGCACCGTGCTGTCGATCAGCGAGGATGTCGCCGCCCGCTTCCGCGTTGCCGGCTGGCATGTGCAGGAGGTCGACGGCCATGATTTCGAAGCGGTGTCGGCGGCCATCGCGCTGGCCAAGAAGGACCCGCGCCCATCGATGATCGCCTGCCGCACGGTGATCGCCCGCGGCATCCCGCGCCTGGAGGGCCAGCGTGGCGGCCACAGCGCCCGCCTGTTCAAGGAGGACCTGGAGGCGACTAGGGCCAATCTCCGCTGGCCGCATCCCTCCTTCACCGTGCCGGACGAGGTTCTGAACGCCTGGCGCGACGCCGGTGCCCGCCATGGCGGCGAATATGACGCGTGGCACCGCCGCGTTGCCGCATTGCCGGACAAGGAGCGGGCGGAGTTCACCCGTGTGATCGAGGGCCGGCTGCCCGACGGCTGGCGCGAGGCGCTTCTCGCCTACAAGAAGCGGATGGCCGACGAGCGGGTGGCCCAGCCCTCCATCCAGGCATCCGGCGACATCACCACCTTGCTCACCGACATTCTGCCCGAGATGATGATCGGCTGCGCCGACCTGGAGGCGCCGACCAACCACAAGCGCACGCGCTTCTCCTTCACCGCCGAAGAACCGGCCGGCACCTATGTCCATTGCGGCGTGCGCGAGCATGCGATGGGGGCGATGGTCAACGGCATGGCCGCGCATGGCGGGATCATTCCGGTCAGCGTCACCTATCTCGCCTTTTCCGACTATCAGCGGCCAACGCTGCGCATGGCGGCGCTGATGGGCCTGCCGGCGCTCTACGTCTTCAGCCACGATTCGCTGGCGGTCGGCAAGAACGGGCCGACCCACCAGCCGGTGGAGATTCTTGCCTCTTTCCGGGCGATGCCGAACATCCTGGTGATGCGCCCGGCCGATGCGGTCGAAGCCGCCGAATGCTGGGAGGTCGCGCTGGAACACCGGACCGGTCCCAGCATGCTGGTCTGCTCCAAACAGACGTTGCCCCCCACCGGCCGGCCTTATGGAGCAGAGAACCTGACGCGCCGCGGCGCCTATGTGCTGGCCGAGGCCGAGGGCGGCAAACGTCTGGTCACGCTGATGGCCACCGGTTCCGAGGTCGCGCTGGCGCTCGAAGCCCGCAAGACCCTGCAGGCCGAGGGCATCCCCACCGCCGTGGTGTCGATGCCCTGCTGGGAGCTGTTCGACCGTCAGGACGACGCCTACCGCGCCGAGGTGATCGGGTATGGCACGGTGCGCGTCGGCGTCGAGGCGGCGGTCCGGCTGGGCTGGGACAAATATGTCGGCGAAACCGGCGGCTTCATCGGCATGAGCGGCTTCGGTGCTTCCGGCCCGGTCGACGCCCTGTTCGAACGCTTCGGCATCACCGCGGCCCACATCGTGGCCGAGGTCAAGCGCCGGCTCTGA
- a CDS encoding SDR family NAD(P)-dependent oxidoreductase translates to MQQSSLLDGKVAVISGAASLRGIGMATARMFAEQGAKIAILDLDGKAASDAAALIGPTHRGYACNVTDRAACQGAVERVLADFGQIDILINNAGITQPAKTVDIDPESWDRILDVNLRGVLYLSQAVIPHMQQRGQGSIACMSSVSAQRGGGILGGPHYSAAKAGVLGLAKAMARELGKDGIRVNCVTPGLIQTDINAGKISDDKKVEILAGIPLNRLGNVQDVAGAFLFLASDLSGYITGAVIDVNGGMLIHG, encoded by the coding sequence ATGCAGCAGAGTTCGCTCCTCGACGGCAAGGTTGCCGTGATTTCCGGCGCCGCCTCCCTCCGCGGCATCGGCATGGCGACCGCGAGAATGTTCGCCGAACAGGGCGCCAAAATCGCCATCCTCGATCTGGACGGCAAGGCCGCGTCCGACGCGGCGGCGCTGATCGGGCCGACGCATCGAGGCTATGCCTGCAATGTCACCGACCGGGCGGCCTGCCAGGGCGCGGTGGAGCGCGTCCTCGCTGATTTCGGGCAGATCGACATCCTGATCAACAACGCCGGCATCACCCAGCCGGCCAAGACCGTCGACATCGACCCGGAAAGCTGGGACCGCATCCTCGACGTCAACCTGCGCGGCGTGCTGTACCTGTCGCAGGCGGTGATCCCGCACATGCAGCAGCGCGGCCAGGGCTCCATCGCCTGCATGTCGTCGGTGTCGGCGCAACGCGGCGGCGGCATCCTCGGCGGCCCGCACTATTCGGCGGCCAAGGCCGGCGTGCTCGGCCTCGCCAAGGCGATGGCGCGCGAACTGGGCAAGGACGGCATCCGCGTCAACTGCGTGACTCCCGGCCTGATCCAGACCGACATCAACGCCGGCAAGATCAGCGACGACAAGAAGGTGGAGATCCTGGCCGGCATCCCGCTGAACCGGCTGGGCAACGTCCAGGACGTGGCGGGCGCTTTCCTGTTCCTGGCCTCCGACCTGTCCGGCTACATCACCGGCGCGGTCATCGACGTCAACGGCGGCATGCTGATCCACGGCTGA
- a CDS encoding LysR substrate-binding domain-containing protein → MTTRLPLTQLRAFEAACRLGSFSAAAQELAVTPSAVSHAIRELERMLGAMLFQRSPRKIEPTPEGRTLYRHVTRGFDQLQRGLQEITTAGPARIRVHCAPSFAAQWLSPRLGRFLGLFPAVELKLSASPDYPLFPSEEYDLSIVYGEPRQTDVMAIPLGHETVCPLCAPGIASRVTAIDDLLSVPLVRSDHNRITWPMWFDANSAIAATPAGPRFDRSFMAIAAAVNGVGVVLESTRLAERELQSGQLVAPLEGRSQSLRHVAHWMVWPKGAERKHAFRCFVTWLVEELGVPGIDFDKAAPPLRTPPG, encoded by the coding sequence ATGACCACCCGTCTCCCGCTGACCCAGCTTCGCGCCTTCGAGGCGGCCTGCCGCCTGGGCAGCTTCAGCGCGGCGGCTCAGGAGCTGGCGGTCACGCCGTCCGCGGTCAGCCATGCGATCCGCGAGTTGGAGCGCATGCTGGGAGCGATGCTGTTCCAGCGCTCGCCGCGGAAGATCGAGCCGACGCCGGAAGGGCGGACGTTGTATCGGCACGTCACCCGCGGCTTCGACCAGTTGCAGCGCGGCCTGCAGGAGATCACGACCGCCGGTCCGGCGCGCATCCGGGTCCACTGCGCACCGTCCTTCGCCGCGCAATGGCTGTCGCCGCGGCTGGGCCGCTTCCTCGGCCTCTTTCCGGCGGTGGAGCTGAAGCTGTCGGCCAGCCCGGACTATCCGCTGTTCCCGTCCGAGGAATACGACCTCTCCATCGTCTATGGCGAACCGCGCCAGACCGATGTGATGGCGATCCCGTTGGGGCACGAGACGGTCTGCCCGCTGTGCGCACCCGGCATCGCATCGCGGGTCACCGCCATCGACGACCTGTTGTCGGTCCCGCTGGTGCGCAGCGACCATAACCGGATCACCTGGCCGATGTGGTTCGACGCCAACTCCGCCATAGCCGCCACCCCGGCGGGACCGCGCTTCGACCGCAGTTTCATGGCAATCGCCGCCGCGGTGAACGGGGTCGGCGTCGTGCTGGAATCCACACGTCTGGCGGAGCGCGAACTGCAGTCCGGCCAGCTGGTCGCGCCCCTGGAGGGGCGGTCGCAGAGCCTGCGGCATGTCGCGCACTGGATGGTCTGGCCGAAGGGGGCCGAACGCAAACACGCCTTCCGCTGCTTCGTGACGTGGCTCGTCGAAGAGCTTGGCGTTCCAGGAATCGATTTCGACAAGGCGGCCCCACCCCTTCGGACGCCGCCCGGTTGA